The Paenibacillus amylolyticus genome contains the following window.
GGAAGCCACCTTCAACGAGATCAGCGGACTTTCACTCATGAATAATGCGGAATAAAACGTATCGTTGTACTGCCATACAAAAGAGAACAGAATAACCGTAATCAGTGGCGAGATCGCATTGGGCAACATGATGCGGGCAAACGTCTTGAATCCACCTGCGCCGTCAATCAGCGCAGCCTCCTCGATCTCCTTCGGCATGCCCTTGAAGAACTGACGGAAGATGTAGATGAACAACCCCGCCTTCAGCCCTCCCGCTGTAGCCGCCGTAATCACGGAAGGCCAATACGTATTCAGCAGATTGATGCCATTCTTTCCGGTGAATAACTGGATGATGCCCATAAAGTCAAAGCTGCGGAAATGCAGATACATCGGCACCATGAGTGTGCTTGTTGGCACCAGAATCGTTAGAATCACCAGTACAAAGAGCACATTGCTACCCGGAAAAGAAAACCGGGCGAAGCCGTATCCGGCAAGTGCACAGGATATGGCTGTCAGAAGCGTTGTGATGGTAACGAACAATAACGTGTTCGCCAGCAGAGGCAGATAATCCATCACTTGCGCCGCCAGACGAATATTATCCAACGTAAAATGCTGAGGAATCATATAGATCGTTGGATTGTAAATATCCTGCTTATCCTTGAACGCGACTGACACTTTAAGAAATAACGGATATAAAATAATAAATGAAATACCAATGACCAAAGCATATCTGAATATGGAATAGAGAAGATCCGATGTCTTGTTTCGCACCCGCTGCATGTGGTAATTCTGCTTGGGAACTACCACCATGCGATCTGTTCCTGATGCAGCCATAATCTGAAGCCTCCCTCAATGTGAACCGTCAGTTGTAATGAACGCGCCGGGATAACACCCAGCCCACTACGATCAGCACAAGGCCAATCACCAGCGTATACAGCCAGGACATCGCCGAGCTTAAGCC
Protein-coding sequences here:
- a CDS encoding carbohydrate ABC transporter permease encodes the protein MAASGTDRMVVVPKQNYHMQRVRNKTSDLLYSIFRYALVIGISFIILYPLFLKVSVAFKDKQDIYNPTIYMIPQHFTLDNIRLAAQVMDYLPLLANTLLFVTITTLLTAISCALAGYGFARFSFPGSNVLFVLVILTILVPTSTLMVPMYLHFRSFDFMGIIQLFTGKNGINLLNTYWPSVITAATAGGLKAGLFIYIFRQFFKGMPKEIEEAALIDGAGGFKTFARIMLPNAISPLITVILFSFVWQYNDTFYSALFMSESPLISLKVASLPAQANQLIPQLMGFGSNSGIKADPNYVAMIVDTGILLAIAPLIILYLFVQRYFVESIERSGVVG